From the Paenibacillus tianjinensis genome, the window GGAATGAATTTCTCCAGCTTGTAAGGGCCGTCGCCGAGCGGTTTCTCATGCAGCTTCTTGATGTACTCCAGTGAGCCAAACTTATAATCTTTGCCGTAGTACGCCTTGGATAGCACGTTAGAACCGAGAACTACCAGCGCCGTCGCATTTGGTTTTTCCAGTGTGACGGAGATCGTCTGCGGATTAATCACCTTGATACCGTCAATGGTTGTGGCCTTACCCTCTTTATAAGCCTGGCCGCCCTTCACATTCAGCGTAGGCAGCGAGGAACCGCCGTCATAGGCTTTGTCGTATTGAATCGTCCACGTAAAAGCTACATCATCCGCTGTAAGCGGCGAGCCGTCGCTGAATTTCAGGTCCTTGCGCAAATGGAACGTGTATGTAAGCTGATCCTCCGAAACTTCCCAGCTCTCAGCAAGCTCGGGGATCGGCACACCCTTCTCATCTACCGTCACCAGTGAAGCATACAGCAGTGAAGATACGTTGCCGTCATAGCCGCTTTCCTGGAAATAAGGAGTAAACGCCCCGCTTGGATCGGTAAGGCCGACGATAATCGTGTCTGTCCGCTTCTGGGCGGCTGCCGGAAGCTTTGACAAGTCAGATGCCGTATAAGGCTCACTTAGCGCCCCTGCCGGAACCGGTGCCGGTGATGACGAAGCCGCAGAACCCGTTGCACCATCCGCCGCAGCTGTAGCCGTTACTGAATTACCTGTTGCCGCAGCGTTATTCGTATTGCTGTTGTTAGAGCAGGCCGTAAGCAGCAGGGAACCTACAAGTAATAACGAGGACAATAAAATCGTGCTTTTTCTCATACAATCATCTCTCTTCTCTCCGTATAATAAATACCATAATTCCTACCCACTAAGTGTGAATAAAGGCCGATAGTTCACATTATAGAAAGTAAAACCTGTTCTGTAAAGAGAGAACAGCAAAAAAATTCTTTTTTAACAGAAGTTATAATTATCTTTTATAGCAAAAAAAAGCCAAAACATTCTCCAATTCCAGAGAAAATCTCAGCTTTATGTTTTAGTATATTGTATTGTTTTGTAATCTTGGAGTTTATTTCAAATAATCAAAGAGCAGTTCATTCATCCGGTGAATTCCTTCAAGACGCAGGCTGTAGGCGGTAACATTCTCCCCTTCGATATAGGCATTAAGCAAACCGGCGCAGCGGAGACTAAAAATATGGTCATGAACAATCCCTTTGGAGATTCCGGCCATTTTGGCGATTTCCGTAAAGGATCTGCGTTCACCGCCGAGTGACTGGAGGATTTTCAGCCGGCTTTTTTCACCCAGACTGCGGATCGCCCTGTACATAAATGGGGAAAGCTCTTCGTCAGTAACAGATATTCGGGCCGCATAATAGCAAATGGTAAGGGAGCCGTAGCTATAAATAATATTGGCGGGCTGAAAATGAAACTGCGGAATCAGCACCAGCCTGCGCAGCCCGTCTACCGGCAGAAAATAGAAACCGTTAGTCGTCGTATTCACAAAATTAGAGGTCTGATTTCCCTGCAGCTCCAAATTCCGCTCACCTGCGTGATGCTGCAGCCGGGTCAGAATCTCAGGGTCGCTGCTGCTGAAATACTGCCGGTTCCATTCGGTTAACAGAAACAGTGAGCGGCTGCGGAATTGTTCCATGTGAGCAGGAAACACGCTGACATAAGCGGCAAGCGTCTCATACATATCCCCTACAGACAGGTTCTCCAGCCAGTCCAGCACACTCTCTACACTCTCTTTGGCCGGACAACAATAAATCAGCAGATTAAGCAGCTTCCAGTCATTCCCGAGCTCCGTCCCTTCCAGGGCAGACAAGAGCTCACCGCTGAGACCCTTGGCAACTTCACTGGCCCAGGCCGTTCCCAGATCGATTTTTTTATTGGATTTCTTACAGATAAACGTATGTATGCTGCTCACTAATTCATATACCGGCTTGAATTGCACTTCAACCTCATATTCCACTGACATTCCTCCTGATGCAACTTCTTTTCGCTACAGCGTTAGTGTCTTAATCTTAGGACAAATAGCGGAGGATGCGCAAGTAATTCCATTTCCATAGTCCTTGGAGGCTAGTTATTATAACTTATTGCCAGCCGCCTTTGCGCGTTTTCTCGCTTTTTCCAAATCAGGGTAGTAAAATAAAGGAACTACAAGAAGGCAGGAGTGAAGGATATGGATCAAATTGAACAGGGAGAAAGCCGTTTGTATATTGCTGGTGACGGAAAAGACCTTGCTGAAATTACATACAGGCTGGAAGAGGCGACAGGGAATTGGATCGTTGACCATACCTATGTCTCTGAAGACCTGCGCGGGCAAGGTACAGGCGAGAAGCTGGTTCGGGCAGTCGTGGACAAGGCCCGTGAAGCCGGCGTCAAAATCATCCCGGAATGCCCTTATGCTGCCAAACAATTTGAACGGCATAAAGAGTATGGTGATGTCCTCAGCGGAGACGGAAGCTCGTCTTAGGACCGCGCCCGTTTCCTTGAGGAATATGAAACTATAAGAGTTCGCTCTAACTCGAGGAGGAAACGGATTGACTACTGCTGATACTTTAAAGGATATAGAAGAATTGCAGCAACGCTGCGAACAATACGAAGGCATATCGCTGAAGCTGAATTGGGATATGCTGCGCCACTCCCCGGAAGCCGGTGGAGCAGAGTGGCTGGTGACTTACGAAGAAGATGTGCTGGTTGGCTTTATTGGTTTATATGGCTTCGGCGGCGAGATGGAAGTATGCGGGATGGTCCGCCCGGGCTACCGCCGCAGAGAAATCTTTACCTCGCTCTGGGAGCGGGCACAGACGATTATCAAGCGGAACAATATAACGACACTGCTCTTGAATGCTCCGGCCGCCTCGCTGTCTGCTTCCGGCTTTCTGAAGACCTTGCCGCTCGTATTTAATCATGCCGAATACCAGATGAAATGGGATGCGGCAGCTGTGCCGCAGGGTTCAGCTGAAGCAAGCTCTGCGGCTGGAACTGTAATCCTGCGTCCTGTACGTGAAGGCGAGGCTCATATTCTCATCGAGCTGGACCGTGAAGGGTTTAACATGACGCAGGAGGATGCTGCGGAAATGTTTGAACAGCAGCAGCACGAAGCATTGCAGGAGCACATTATGATCGAAATGAACGGACAGCCTGCCGGGAAGATGCGGCTGTGGACCGAGAATAACGAGACTTGGATTTACGGCTTCACCGTAGATAGGAAGCTGCGCGGGCTCGGAATCGGACGCAGCGCACTGCAGCAGACCATTGAACGGGAGCGCCGTAATTACAATGGCGTGAACCTGGAGGTGGCGCTTGATAACCCCAATGCGCTGAAGCTGTATGAAAGCTGCGGTTTCGTGATTTTGAACAAGCAGGACTACTACCGGTATACCGGCTGATCCCAAGGTTTTTTTTCGAAATTGAGTTTTGGAATAATAGTCATGGCCCCTTTTTCTTGGCAGTTCCTGCTGAGCTGAGGGGCTTTTTTTTGCTGCCTTATCCAAGCAATGAGCATGCCTATGTTACTTCAAGGTTCCTATATGACTTCAAAGTGCGTACTGTTCATCCTGTGTACAGAGACTCATAATGCAGAGGAAGCCAGCACACAAAGGGAGGAACAATTGTATGAATCAGCAGGAAACAGCAATGCGCAAAACGGCCCTCGTGATCGGGGCCGGCGGGGTCATCGGCAGCAATCTGATCGAGCATCTGGTTACTCTGCCGGAATGGGACATTATCGGTGTGTCACGCCGGGGCGGTGATAATACGGACCGTATCCGTTATATTTCCGCCGATCTGCTGGATGCCTTGGATACCCGGCAAAAGCTTGGGAGCCTTATGGAAGTGACGCATATCTTCTACGCAGCCTATCAGGACCGTCCTACATGGGCAGAGCTAGTACCCCCGAACCTCGCCATGCTGGTCAATGTAGTTGAAGCCGTTGAACCGGCAGCGCGCGGACTTCAGCACATCAGTCTGATGCAAGGCTATAAAGTATATGGCGCGCATCTGGGACCATTCAAAACCCCGGCCCGGGAAACAGACGCCAATCATATGCCGCCTGAATTCAATATAGATCAGCAGAACTTCCTTGAACAGCGGCAGGCAGGGAAACAATGGACTTGGTCTGCGCTGCGCCCTTCCGTCGTATGTGGAGTCGCATTGGGGAATCCCATGAACCTAGCCATGGTCATTGCTGTCTATGCTTCTATGTCAAAAGAACTTGGCATCCCTTTGCGCTTTCCCGGCAAACCTGGAGCTTATCACAGCCTGCTGGAGATGACCGACGCCGGGCTGCTGGCCAAAGCAACCGTGTGGGCCGCCACCGATGAGCGCTGTGCCAATCAGGCTTTCAACATTACGAATGGCGACCTCTTCCGCTGGGACGAGCTGTGGCCAAAAATAGCCGCCTACTTTGAGCTGGAAACAGCACCGCCGCTTCAGATGTCATTGTCTGTTGTCATGAAGGATAAAGAGGCGTTGTGGGACACAATGCTTAAAAAATACGATTTGATTCCGAATAGCTACCAGAGTGTTTCTTCCTGGGCATTCGGGGATTTTGTCTTCTCCTGGGATTACGATTTTTTTGCGGACAGCAGCAAGGCGCGCCGTGCCGGCTTCCATGACTTCATAGGTACGGAGCTCATGTTCAAGGAAATCTTCGATCTCCTGCGCGAACGCAAAATCATCCCATAATCCCCTTCCAGACATCCTTAGATTGCAGAAAGACAGCCGGTCTCTATATTCAGAGACCGGCTGTCTTGTTCATCCATTCGCGTTCGGACAACACAATGGCCTTATCGCCATAAGTCCGTTCAATATGGGAATCTCCCCACCTGCACAGCAGGTGAAGAATGTCCCGCAGACTCCATCCGTATTCGGTCAACTCGTACTCTACTCTCGGGGGAACTACATTGTAAGAAATCCGCTGAATAACACCATCGGCCTCCAATTCGCGCAGCTGCTGTGTCAGCACTTTCTGTGTAACGGCTGGCATCAGGGCCATAAGCTCCCCATTGCGTTTCTTGCCAAAGGTAAGGAAGAAAAGAATAACCGGCTTCCACTTCCCTCCGATTACTTCAAGCGTTGCTTCAACCGCGGTATTAAAGGTTTTGATCGGTTCAGGCATTGGTTCAGGCACCTCCTGCCACTACCTTATCTCTCCTCCGCCCTATTGGCAAGCACAAAACATCCGGATTACATCAGGCCGAATCCGCCGAAGGAAGCTTCGCTCTTCTCATTCCTGCGGTCCCCGACACTTACCTTCTGGTCCGCCGAATCCTCCTGGGTTAAGAACACGGACAGCAGACGCACGTAATCCAGGGATTCGGCAAGCGGCACACCGGCACCATCGAATATATGCCTCCGTCCATCCATCAGCGAATAGATTTCAATCGTTTCCGCCGGTTCTCCATAGGCCTTATGGCAAAATACGTTGGCCATATGCAGAAATCCGGTGATCACCTCCTCGTTGCCGGACACCATGAATTTCTGTATGTTCAGGCAGCGTCCGCTAACCTCTGAATTCCAGACCAGCTGAAAGATCATCGCCAGCTCAATAGCCAGCTCCGGGACCGGAATATGCCACTGCTCATAAAGCATTACCGGTATTTCTCGGATGTGATTGCATGGTGCAATCCGCATCAGCTCATCGCCCACCGCAGTCTTCACATCCCAATAATGCATCAGCGACGGAAAAGCATTCCCCTTAGGCGGCCAGCGACGTTCAAGCAGAAATTGAATAGGCGTTTCCCGGCGCACTTCAGGCTGCAGACTGTAGAAATCGTTAAGCGTGTGGCCAATAGCATACTGCACCTGCTGCCTCCAGCGCGGGAGTCCGGTGGCTGCAGCTCCGCTGTCCGGTACTGCCGACCCGCCCAGCATGA encodes:
- a CDS encoding ArsR/SmtB family transcription factor translates to MEYEVEVQFKPVYELVSSIHTFICKKSNKKIDLGTAWASEVAKGLSGELLSALEGTELGNDWKLLNLLIYCCPAKESVESVLDWLENLSVGDMYETLAAYVSVFPAHMEQFRSRSLFLLTEWNRQYFSSSDPEILTRLQHHAGERNLELQGNQTSNFVNTTTNGFYFLPVDGLRRLVLIPQFHFQPANIIYSYGSLTICYYAARISVTDEELSPFMYRAIRSLGEKSRLKILQSLGGERRSFTEIAKMAGISKGIVHDHIFSLRCAGLLNAYIEGENVTAYSLRLEGIHRMNELLFDYLK
- a CDS encoding GNAT family N-acetyltransferase, translating into MDQIEQGESRLYIAGDGKDLAEITYRLEEATGNWIVDHTYVSEDLRGQGTGEKLVRAVVDKAREAGVKIIPECPYAAKQFERHKEYGDVLSGDGSSS
- a CDS encoding GNAT family N-acetyltransferase, whose protein sequence is MTTADTLKDIEELQQRCEQYEGISLKLNWDMLRHSPEAGGAEWLVTYEEDVLVGFIGLYGFGGEMEVCGMVRPGYRRREIFTSLWERAQTIIKRNNITTLLLNAPAASLSASGFLKTLPLVFNHAEYQMKWDAAAVPQGSAEASSAAGTVILRPVREGEAHILIELDREGFNMTQEDAAEMFEQQQHEALQEHIMIEMNGQPAGKMRLWTENNETWIYGFTVDRKLRGLGIGRSALQQTIERERRNYNGVNLEVALDNPNALKLYESCGFVILNKQDYYRYTG
- a CDS encoding SDR family oxidoreductase → MNQQETAMRKTALVIGAGGVIGSNLIEHLVTLPEWDIIGVSRRGGDNTDRIRYISADLLDALDTRQKLGSLMEVTHIFYAAYQDRPTWAELVPPNLAMLVNVVEAVEPAARGLQHISLMQGYKVYGAHLGPFKTPARETDANHMPPEFNIDQQNFLEQRQAGKQWTWSALRPSVVCGVALGNPMNLAMVIAVYASMSKELGIPLRFPGKPGAYHSLLEMTDAGLLAKATVWAATDERCANQAFNITNGDLFRWDELWPKIAAYFELETAPPLQMSLSVVMKDKEALWDTMLKKYDLIPNSYQSVSSWAFGDFVFSWDYDFFADSSKARRAGFHDFIGTELMFKEIFDLLRERKIIP
- a CDS encoding winged helix-turn-helix transcriptional regulator; its protein translation is MPEPIKTFNTAVEATLEVIGGKWKPVILFFLTFGKKRNGELMALMPAVTQKVLTQQLRELEADGVIQRISYNVVPPRVEYELTEYGWSLRDILHLLCRWGDSHIERTYGDKAIVLSEREWMNKTAGL